Sequence from the Nocardia cyriacigeorgica GUH-2 genome:
CCGATGCCCAGTCCGATGTGCGCGGTCTCGGCGCCATGCTCTACGCCCTGATCACCGCGCGCTGGCCGCTGCGGGCCGGCGGGGTCACCGGCAGCGCCGCCACCGTCGGCGGGCTGCGGCTGGCCGATTTCGGCCCGGACGGCACGCCAGTGGAACCGCGCCAGATCCGGCCCGAGGTGCCGTTCGAGATCTCCGCCGTCGCGGTGCGCTCGCTGGAGCCGAACAAGGGCGTGCGGACCGCGGCCACCGTGCAGCACGTGCTGGAGCAGGCCTCGGTGGTCGACCAGAAGACCGACTTCATCCCGGTGCTGCGGCTCGGCCAGCGCGCCACCGCCCCCGCCGACGAATCCCTCGCCGATCCGGAACTGCTTGCGGCCGAACGGGAGAAGTCGCAGCGGATGATGTGGATCATGGTCGGGCTCGGCATCCTCACCGCGCTCGTCGTCGGCATCATCATCTGGTGGATGGTGAGCATCTTCGCGCCCGGCGCCTCCGATGAACCGCTCAACGAACAGCGCAATATCGGCCTGACCACCGCCAGTTCCGCACCCGCCGAACCGGCCGCCACGCCGGGCGCGCCCGCACCGAAGTCGGGCGTGCCGGTGCCGGTGACGGGCGTGTCGGTGTTCTCTCCGGAGGGCACCCCCGACAACGTCAGCGGCGTCGGCTCGGTGCTGGACAACAACCCGTCGACGATGTGGCGCACCGATCAGTACTTCCAGCAGTTCCCGGCCCTGAAGAAGGGTGTCGGCCTGCTGGCGACGCTGCCGAGCCCGGCCAAGCTCACCAACGTGGCGATCAACTCGCCGAGCCCGGGCACCAAGGTGGAGATCCGCACCTCGCCGACCACCTCGCCGACGCTGGACCAGACGCAGCTGATCGGCACCGCGACGCTGGTCGACGGCGTCACCCAGATCCCGGTGCAGGCCGATCAGGCCGCCCGCTACGTGCTGGTCTGGATCACCGGCCTCGGTAACGCCGACGGCCAGTTCCAGACCTCTATCGCCGATATCCGGTTCGACGCGGCCCGCTGAGGCAGTCCCGGAAACCCGCCCTCACCAGGCATAATCGGCGTCACGTCACGGCCAGGTCACGCTGCGCCCCAGGTCACAGTTCGGTTGCTACCGAATCGTTACCCACGATATGATCCTGCTCGCGCTCTCAGCAGGGGAGCCTCTCGGGATCAGGCGTTTCGATCCCTGCATGCTGCGATTTCGCCGGTGCCCGGCCATACCGTCCGGTCACCCTGATGAGCGCGTCCAAGGGGTTTGGCATTGTCGTCGGAAACGAACGCGGGCTTCCGCAGGGGGAGGCCACGGGTCCTCGCGCGCGGCGGTTCGCTCGTCCTCGGCGCGGCCGGCGACGCCGAACTACTCCGGGCCCACGCGGCCGGCACCCCGCACGCCTTCGCCGAACTGCTGCGCAGGCATAACGACCATCTCTGGCAGACCGCGCTACGGACCTCCTACACCCGCGAGGACGCCGCCGACTCGCTCCAGGACGCACTGCTGTCGGCGCACCGCACCGCAGGCTCCTTCCGAGCCGAATCCGAGGTGCGCAGCTGGCTGCACGCCATCGTGGTGAACGCCTGCCTGGACCGGATCCGGCGCAACAAGACCCGGCGCGCGTTCTCGCTGACGCCGGAGAACATGCCCGAACCAATCGAGGAACGCGACGAGATCTCCCGGATGGAGATGTCGATGGTGGTCGACCGCGCGCTGTTCTCGCTGCCACCGGACCAGCGCACCGCGATCGTGGCGGTGGATCTGGAGGGGTATAGCGTGGCGGACGCGGCGGTGCTGCTCGGCGTCCCGGAGGGAACCATCAAGAGCCGCTGCGCCCGGGCCCGGCAGCGGCTGGCAGAACGTTTGGAATTTCTGCGGGATCCAGGGAACCGGATGTGATCCTGTTGCGTCAGTAATAGTGACGAACCACGAGACGATGTAACCGCCGCCTGGCATTCGCCGGGCTGCGTGCAAGGTCAAATGTAAGAACACTTTGGAGGTGCGATGGCGACCCGATCCGTTCCGCAGCCTCCGTTTTCGGCGGAGCTGCTCGCCGACCTGCACGCCGACAACCTCTCGCGCGAACTGAGCGAACAGTTGTGGCCCGCGGTCCACGGCGATCCGGAGGCCCAGCGGTACCTACGGTCCCTCGACGAGGTCGGCGCCCAGCTGCGCGCCCTCGGCCGCGACGACCACATCATCCATCCGATGCCCGAGGATCTGTCCGCGAAACTGCGGCAGTGGGCCGAGGAACTGGAGCCCGCCGAATCGGACCAGGAACCGACCGCGCGGATATCCGAACAACTACCGGCTCCCCCGCACGATGGGCACGAAACACCCGGAGCAGCAACGGCTTCGGTGGTGTCACTGGACCAGCGCCGTCGTAGCCGGATGCGTCTGCTCACCGCGGCCGCGGCGGTCGTCGCGGTGATCGCCTGCGCGGCGATCGCGATCAGCACTGTGCGCCAGGACGACGCGGTGAGCCCCACCGCCGCGCCCACCACCGCCGATCTGGCACCCGGCGAAGACCTGGACACCAGCGTCGCCCTCGGCGTACTCGGCCGCCACGAGGTGCGCGGTCCGCTCGCCGACGCCACCGAACTCGCCGGCTGCGTCACCGCCGCCGGATACGACCGCAAGGTCCTCGGCTCCTCCGATATCACCTTCCGCGGTGCGGACGCGGTGCTGATCCTGCTCGCGGGCACCGCCCCCGGCAAGGTCACCGCGCTAGTCGTGGAGCCGGGCTGCACCGCGGGCGAGCCGGGAGTGTTGGCCGTCACCGACATCGGATAGCGCGCTCACCCGGGGAACAAGTGCGTTTACCCTGTTGTTGACCGACACGTCCCGTTGATGCCTTTCGGAAGGGCCCCATGAGCACGCCAGTTCGCGACCTGATCATCGTCGGCTCCGGCCCCGCCGGATACACCGCCGCCGTCTACGCGGCCCGCGCGGAACTCCAGCCGCTGCTGTTCGAGGGAACGCAATTCGGTGGCGCCCTGATGACCACCACCGAGGTGGAGAACTTCCCCGGCTTCCGCGACGGCATCATGGGCCCGGACCTGATGGAGCAGATGCGCGATCAGGCCAAGCGCTTCGGCGCCGATATCCGCACCGAAGACGTCGACGCCATCGACCTCAGCGGCCCGGTGAAGAAGGTCACCGTGGGCGATGAGACCTTCGAGGCCTACGCGGTGATCCTGGCCATGGGCTCGGCCGCCCGCTACCTCGGCGTCCCCGGTGAGCAGGAGCTGCTCGGCCGCGGCGTCAGCGCGTGCGCCACCTGCGACGGCTTCTTCTTCAAGGGCCAGGACATCGTGGTGGTCGGCGGCGGCGACTCCGCCATGGAAGAGGCGACCTTCCTCACCAAGTTCGCCTCCAGCGTCACCATCGTGCACCGCCGCGACGAGTTCCGCGCCTCGCGCATCATGCTGGAGCGGGCCAAGGCCAACGAGAAGATCCGCTGGGTCACCAACGCCGAGGTCGTGCGCGTCAACGGCGACACCAGCGTGACCGGTCTCACCCTGCGTGACACCCGCACCGGCGAAACCTCCGAACTCGCCGCCACCGGCATGTTCGTCGCGATCGGCCACGATCCGCGCAGCGAACTGGTGCGTGGCCAGGTCGAACTCGACGACGAGGGCTATGTGAAGGTCGCCGATCCGTCCACCGCCACCGCGGTGCCCGGCGTCTTCGCCGCGGGCGATCTGGTCGATCACACCTACCGCCAGGCGATCACCGCCGCAGGCACCGGCTGCCGCGCCGCGATCGACGCCGAGCGCTGGCTCGCCGAACAGGGCGACATCACCTCCAACACCCTCGACCACGCCGGGCAGCCGGTCGCGGTCCCCGCCAACTGATCCGGCTCACCGCGTTACCGCACGTCATTTGCTAGAGGAGAACACCCATGTCCGAATCCACCATCACCGTCACCGACGCCACCTTCGCCGATGACGTCCTGCTCAGCGAGAAGCCGGTTCTGGTCGACTTCTGGGCGGACTGGTGCGGCCCGTGCAAGATGGTCGCGCCGGTGCTGGAGGAGATCGCGGGCACCCATGCCGATAAGCTGACCGTCGCCAAGCTGGACGTGGACGCCAACCCGGTCACCGCCAAGGATTATCAGATCCTGTCGCTGCCCACTATGATGCTGTTCGCCGGTGGTAAGCCGGTCAAGCAGATCGTCGGGGCCAAGGGCAAAGCCGCCCTCCTGCGCGAACTCGACGGCGTCATCTGATCGCGGCGAACTCCGCCGTACGGCAACGCACACCGGCGACGCGCCGTAGTATGCCCAGACCCGGAATTGCCGAAATCCGGTCCGGGTCTGAGACAATCGACCGATGCTCCGGATGTGCGAGGGTGTAGCCCATCGCATGAGTGGGTACCCGGGCTGACGGAAGGGAAAGGGCTCTCACGCATGCACCGACTTCGTCACGGCGATACCGGTCCAGCCGTCGCAGAGGTTCGGAGCACCCTGGCAAGTCTGGGTTTCCTGCACGCGCACAACGCCGATGGCGACGACGCGCGTGAGTACTGGAAAGACACCGACGCCACCTTCGATCACCAGCTCGACTCCGCGGTGCGCGCCTTCCAGCAGCACCGCGGGCTGCTCGTGGACGGCGTCGTGGGTCCTGCCACCTACCGGGCTCTGAAAGAGGCTTCCTATCGGCTGGGCGCGCGCACGCTGATCTATCAGCTGTCGGCCCCGCTCTACGGTGACGATGTGGCGACGCTGCAGCGCAGGCTGCAGGACCTCGGCTTCTACGTGCACCGCGTCGACGGCTATTTCGGGCCGCACACCCACGACGGCCTGACCGCCTTCCAGCGCGAGATCGGCCTGTCCGCCGACGGCATCTGCGGTCCGGACACGCTGCGTTCGCTCGAGCTGCTCGGCGCCCGCGTCACCGGCGGCAATCCGCATCGCATCGCCGAGGAAGAGGTGGTGCACCGCGCAGGCCCGCAGCTCACCGGCAAACGCATCGTGATCGATCCGGGTCTCGGCGGACCGGACCGGGGCCAGGCGGTGCCGACCGAATTCGGCGACGTCTACGAATCGGAGATCCTGTGGGATCTGGCCAGCCGGCTCGAGGGCCGGATGGCGGCCACCGGCATGGAGACGTTCCTGTCGCGGCCGTGGGGCGCCAACCCCACCGATGCCGAGCGGGCGGAGACCTCCAACGCCTTCGACGCCGATCTGATGATCTCGCTGCGCTGCGCCAACAATCCGAGCTCGTCGGCCAACGGCGTCGCCGGCTTCTACTTCGGCAATTCGCACGGCTCGGTGTCGATGATCGGGCAGGTGCTCGCCGGTTTCATCCAGCGTGAGGTGGTGGCGCGGACCTCATTGCAGGACTGCCGGACCCATCAGCGCACCTGGGATCTGCTGCGGCTCACCAAGATGCCGACCGTGCAGGTCGATATCGGCTATCTGACAAACGAATACGACGCCTCGGTGCTTACCAACCCGCGCATGCGCGACGTCATCGCCGAGGCCATCCTGGTGTCGGTGAAGCGGCTGTACCTCCTCGGCCAGGACGATCAGCCGACCGGTACCTACACCTTCGCCGAACTGCTCGCCGAGGAACTCGCCGCGGCCGACCGCGGATAACCTTCTCAGCTACGAAAATCTGCCCCGCCGGACCTATTGTCGGCGGGGCAGATTCGTTTCGTGCTGGAGTGGCTGTCAGAGGCTGAGGACGCGCGTCGGCACCGTCATCGAGGCGGCGGCGAGCAGCTGATCCAGCGCGCGCTCCACGTCTTCCTTCCAGCCGTGATCGGAATCGAGTTCCAGCCGCAGCCGGGGGAACCGGTGATGCGGTGCCACGACCTCGAAGCCGGCCTCCTCCAGGAAGTCGGCGTCGATCATGCAGGTCTCCGGCGCACAGCGCGCGGTGGCGCGGCCGGAGGAGCGCAGCCGGTCCCGCACCGGCGTGGCGATGCGTTCCATCAACGTCATCGACCCCATCGACCGATCCGACAGCGCGGTGCTGGGCGGATCACCCCGGATACCGAAGACCTCGAGCGCCCGCACGCCACGGCGCATCAGATCGGTCACCACGGCCTGAATCAGCCGATAGGCGATATCGGAGTCCTGATGCGGCGGTTCGGCCCGCAGCGTCGTCAGCAGGATGGCATCCGGGCTGACGGGGGAGGTGGGGAACAGCGACGCCCGCGGGACAGCGCTCGGCGGGGCGTAGAGCGCGCAGCCGGCGGCGTTGCCGTCGACGGTGGCGACCTGTCCGCACGAACCCCACTCCAGCATCACCGTCGACAGCCAGGCTTCCTTCTCGAAGACCGGATCGCTGAACTCTTGCGAGTCGGCGGCCACCGCCGGATCGATCTCCCAGAACACACAGCGCCGGGCGTGCGCTGGCAGTTGATCCAGCCCGTCCAGAGTTAGTGCTGTGACGCTGGTCGACACCGCTCTGCTCAGCCTCCAGCTGTCCGATTCATCCACGCTCACGCCGCATCACTGTCTTCTCGCCAGCAAGAATATGCGATCAAGCGAACCCGCCTCATTCCACGTCACTGTGCTGTTCGGTCCGGGGCTCTGTGCGATTCTCGGGCACCGTCACAGTGACGTTTCGGCGCCAGGGTTGGTGTTCAGGGGTGCACAGGCTCTATTTCGTTATGTTGCGATGTTGTTCTGCTGCATCAAACCGACAATGCGCTCGAGATCGTCGACCGAGCCGAACTCGACGACGATCTTGCCCTTGCGCTTGCCCAGACTCACCGTCACCCGCGTGTCGAACGACTCCGACAGTCGCTCGGCCACATCCTGTAATCCCGGCGCGTGCATCGGCTTGCGGCGCGGGGAGGGGGGCGCCGCGTTCTCCGGTTCCCGGTTCGCCAGCGTCACCGCTTCCTCGGTCGCGCGCACCGACATGCCCTCGGCGACGATTCGAGCCGCCAGCACCTCCTGCGCATCGGCGCCGGCTTCCAGGCCGAGCAGCGCCCGCGCATGACCCGCGGACAACACCCCGGCAGCGACCCGCCGCTGCACCGGCACCGGCAGCTTCAGCAGCCGGATCATATTCGTCACCGCCGAACGCGAGCGGCCGATCCGGTCGGCCAGTTCCTCGTGGGTGACGTCGAACTCCTCGAGCAGCTGCTGATACGCCGCCGCCTCTTCGAGGGGATTGAGCTGGACGCGGTGGATATTCTCTAGCAGCGCGTCACGCAGCATCGAGCCGTCGTCGGTCTCCCGGACGATGGCCGGAATGGCGGTCAGGCCGGCCTCCTGGCAGGCTCGCCAGCGCCGCTCGCCCATGACGAGCTGATAGCGGTCGGGGTTGGATTCCAGGCGCCGCACCACGATCGGCTGCATGAGACCGAACTCGCGGATCGAATGCACCAGCTCGGCCAGCGCGTCTTCCTGGAAGACCTGGCGCGGCTGCTTGGGATTCGGCTCGATAGCGTCCGGCGGGATCTCGCGGTAGACGGCGTCGCCGGGGGAGTCGAGCTCGGGGGTGGTCTCGGCGGGGGAGGGCACCGTGTGCAGGTACGTGGCGGGCTGAATCGGCCCGGGGTCGACCCCGATAACCACACTCGCCGCCGCGTCACCGAGTCCGGTCGACGCCGGTCCGGTCGGGATCAACGCGGCCAGACCGCGTCCCAGACCACCCTTCTTAGCCTGACTCATCGGGCCTACCCCTTTCTCGTTCCACCGCCACAGGACCGCTCGGCCTGCGTCACTGGGCACCCTCGGTAACGGCCGCGCGCTTCGCCGCCGCGCGTGCCGCCATTTCCCGACCGGCATCAAGGTAGCTCATCGCTCCTCGCGAACCGGGATCGTAATCGAGCACCGTCATGCCGTAGCCGGGCGCCTCGGAAACCTTTACGCTGCGCGGGATGACCGAGCGCAGTACCACGTCACCGAAGTGGCCGCGCACCTCCTCGGCCACCTGATCGGCGAGCTTGGTACGGCCGTCATACATCGTGAGAATCACGGTGGAGACGTGCAGTTCGGGGTTGAGGTGGGACTGGACCAGCCCGATATTGCGGATCAGCTGGCCGACGCCCTCGAGTGCGTAGTACTCGCACTGAATCGGGATCAGCACTTCCTTGGCCGCGACCATCGCGTTCACCGTCAGCAGGCCCAGCGACGGCGGGCAGTCGATCATCACGTAGTCGATGTCGTAGCCGGCGATATTGGCTTCCTGAATGGCGGCCTTGAGCCTGCCTTCGCGGGCGACCATCGACACCAGTTCGATCTCGGCACCGGCGAGGTCGATGGTGGCCGGGATGCAGAGTAGCCGTTCGCTGTGCGGGCTCTGCTGAATCGCGTCTTTGACCGAGATCTCGCCGATGAGCAGTTCATAACTCGACGGCACACCCGAGTGGTGTTCGACCCCGAGCGCAGTACTGGCATTGCCCTGCGGATCGAGATCGATGACGAGCACCTTCATCCCCTGATGCGCCAGGGCGGCCGCGAGATTGACCGCGGTGGTCGTCTTCCCGACGCCGCCCTTCTGGTTAGCGATCGTGATGATCCGTTGCTCATGCGGTTTCGGCACTGTCACCTTTCCTGGATGCAGTATCTGACTCGCGCGGTGCGCCTCCGCCGCAATCGGGGTCTCACTGGGGGAGATGTGCCCGAACGGTGTGCTTCCGAAAGTTTCCGGACCGGCGTTGCTGGAATCCAGCATTCCCGGAACTCGCGATGTTTCCCGTGAAACATTCGCCGAACCGCTCGACATAGACAGCTCCTAACGCGAGAACTCCAGATCACGTGCCCCGAATGCGTCGGCGCCGTGTCTTCAAACAAGCCGTGTCGGATCGAACTTGATGCTCAACCGGGACCGCGGCGCCCGATCGACCGAGCGGAGCTTCTGCCGCTGTGTGACATCCACATCCCTCCGTGGCACCAACGCTCACGCCCGACGCCCATTAGCTTGCCAGCACCGGGCGCGATTAGAAAGCTGAATCGCGGTGACGCGCGCACGACACGCGGATCCGTGACAATTCCCGCGCGCCGACCCATGTTTCCCGTGAAACATCGACCGCCGACAGCGGTCAGTGCGCCTTCCGAGCGGCCCGCGCCGCGCGGCGCGCGGACTTCACCGGGCGCTGTTTCGACGGTCGTTCCGAGCGGGGGAGGCGCTCGGCGCTGATGACGAGCGTCGGGGTTTCCACGATCCCGGCACCGCATTCCAGGACCTCCGCCTTGCCCGCACCGGCACGCGCGAGAGCGTCGGCGTCGCGCGCCAATTCCTCGGCCGCGCTGACACCCTTGAGTGCGAGCATTCGTCCGTGGTCCCGGACGAGGGGGAGGGACCACTGCGCCAGCTTCGCCAGCG
This genomic interval carries:
- the sigM gene encoding RNA polymerase sigma factor SigM codes for the protein MSSETNAGFRRGRPRVLARGGSLVLGAAGDAELLRAHAAGTPHAFAELLRRHNDHLWQTALRTSYTREDAADSLQDALLSAHRTAGSFRAESEVRSWLHAIVVNACLDRIRRNKTRRAFSLTPENMPEPIEERDEISRMEMSMVVDRALFSLPPDQRTAIVAVDLEGYSVADAAVLLGVPEGTIKSRCARARQRLAERLEFLRDPGNRM
- the trxB gene encoding thioredoxin-disulfide reductase → MSTPVRDLIIVGSGPAGYTAAVYAARAELQPLLFEGTQFGGALMTTTEVENFPGFRDGIMGPDLMEQMRDQAKRFGADIRTEDVDAIDLSGPVKKVTVGDETFEAYAVILAMGSAARYLGVPGEQELLGRGVSACATCDGFFFKGQDIVVVGGGDSAMEEATFLTKFASSVTIVHRRDEFRASRIMLERAKANEKIRWVTNAEVVRVNGDTSVTGLTLRDTRTGETSELAATGMFVAIGHDPRSELVRGQVELDDEGYVKVADPSTATAVPGVFAAGDLVDHTYRQAITAAGTGCRAAIDAERWLAEQGDITSNTLDHAGQPVAVPAN
- the trxA gene encoding thioredoxin, whose product is MSESTITVTDATFADDVLLSEKPVLVDFWADWCGPCKMVAPVLEEIAGTHADKLTVAKLDVDANPVTAKDYQILSLPTMMLFAGGKPVKQIVGAKGKAALLRELDGVI
- a CDS encoding N-acetylmuramoyl-L-alanine amidase, whose translation is MHRLRHGDTGPAVAEVRSTLASLGFLHAHNADGDDAREYWKDTDATFDHQLDSAVRAFQQHRGLLVDGVVGPATYRALKEASYRLGARTLIYQLSAPLYGDDVATLQRRLQDLGFYVHRVDGYFGPHTHDGLTAFQREIGLSADGICGPDTLRSLELLGARVTGGNPHRIAEEEVVHRAGPQLTGKRIVIDPGLGGPDRGQAVPTEFGDVYESEILWDLASRLEGRMAATGMETFLSRPWGANPTDAERAETSNAFDADLMISLRCANNPSSSANGVAGFYFGNSHGSVSMIGQVLAGFIQREVVARTSLQDCRTHQRTWDLLRLTKMPTVQVDIGYLTNEYDASVLTNPRMRDVIAEAILVSVKRLYLLGQDDQPTGTYTFAELLAEELAAADRG
- a CDS encoding ParB/RepB/Spo0J family partition protein; the encoded protein is MSQAKKGGLGRGLAALIPTGPASTGLGDAAASVVIGVDPGPIQPATYLHTVPSPAETTPELDSPGDAVYREIPPDAIEPNPKQPRQVFQEDALAELVHSIREFGLMQPIVVRRLESNPDRYQLVMGERRWRACQEAGLTAIPAIVRETDDGSMLRDALLENIHRVQLNPLEEAAAYQQLLEEFDVTHEELADRIGRSRSAVTNMIRLLKLPVPVQRRVAAGVLSAGHARALLGLEAGADAQEVLAARIVAEGMSVRATEEAVTLANREPENAAPPSPRRKPMHAPGLQDVAERLSESFDTRVTVSLGKRKGKIVVEFGSVDDLERIVGLMQQNNIAT
- a CDS encoding ParA family protein — its product is MLDSSNAGPETFGSTPFGHISPSETPIAAEAHRASQILHPGKVTVPKPHEQRIITIANQKGGVGKTTTAVNLAAALAHQGMKVLVIDLDPQGNASTALGVEHHSGVPSSYELLIGEISVKDAIQQSPHSERLLCIPATIDLAGAEIELVSMVAREGRLKAAIQEANIAGYDIDYVMIDCPPSLGLLTVNAMVAAKEVLIPIQCEYYALEGVGQLIRNIGLVQSHLNPELHVSTVILTMYDGRTKLADQVAEEVRGHFGDVVLRSVIPRSVKVSEAPGYGMTVLDYDPGSRGAMSYLDAGREMAARAAAKRAAVTEGAQ